ACTGTGAACATGCGGTCTTGTGGCTGAAGCAGAGGGCCTGTTACCTGAGTTGCTGCTGCCTCCTGGTGTACTTCACGATCAATTTGTAACTTACAGTCAGGGGTAGCTTAGACTTCTCCAGTCCTTCCCAAGGAAACAGCAGCATCTTATTCCCCCTTTCAAACTGGCACTATATATGTGTATTACAGCTCAATACAGGAAGCATGATGCCTTGCATGACGTTTCTTGTTTCCTCTGGGCTGCTGACTGTCCCTTTGTATGGACACTACAGGAAGATGAAGGTCCATACAGCCGGCAGAAGAGATGCTCAGGCCAAGGCTCACATCACTGTCCGGAAGTCCTTGGCCTGTTTCCTTATACTTTACATGGTCTGCATCCTGGCCAGCCCCTTCTCCATCAGCTCCAAGACTTTTCCTGTGGATCTCATCACTCTCTTCATCTCTGAGACACTACCCTTCTCTTCATTCTGTCATACTGATCATGGGGAACCCCAGGATGAAGCAGACATGTGAGAGAATCCTGTGGAAGACTGTATGTGCTTGAAGAGCCCAGGGCCTGTGAGCTGGAGAGAGAGGAGTGGTCAGGAGactgttttgaaataattttttgatAGCTCTCCCAAAGAGGactgacttaaaattttttctttctttcctaaaaatttttttattttatattggagtatagttgataaacaatgtgttagtttcaggtatacacagagtgattcagttatacatatacatgaatctattctctttcaaattcttttcccatttaggctatTACAtgatattgagcagaattccttgtgctacacattaggtccttgctggttatctgttttaaatttaccagtgtgtacatgtcagtcccaaactcccaatctgtcCCTCCCCCAAACTctttccctctggtaaccataagtttgttctgttaagtctgtgggtctgtgtctcttttgtaaataagtttgtttgtatcaacttttttctttttagattctgcttactagctcagctggtaaataatctgcctgtaatgcaggagacccccggtcgattcttgggtcagggagatctgctggagaagggataggctgcccactccagtattcttgggcttctctggtggctcagctggtaaagaatctgcctgcaatgcaggagacctgggtttggtccctgggttgggaagatctcctggggaagggaaaggctgcccatcccaatattctggcctggagaattccatgtactgtatagtccatggtgtcacaaagagtcagacatgactgagtgactttcacttcttataagtggtatcatatatctgtctttctctgtctgacttattccacttagtatgatactctctaggtccatccatgttgctgcaaatggtgttacCTCATTcttcttaaaagttttttttattggagtatagttgatttacaatgttatgttagtgtcaggtgtatagcaaagtgaatcagttacacatattcacatatccattctttttgCAAATTCTTTCCTATATAgccattgcagagtattgagtagatttccctgtgctatacaataggttcttattatctattttatagtgtgaatatttcactctttttaatggctgagtaaaaaCTTTCCTTCTTTAACACTAAATCAACAAATGGGAAATAGAAAATGCAGAATAAAAATCAGTATTACTCTCTTGACAATATGAAgtacattattttcatttattatagaAATCAAGGCTGGGGCTTCATGTTTGGTAAAAGAAGTGTTATGTTCTGTttatatataacaaataattcatttcttttaaatttacatatataagTTGTGTTTTTCCTATTATATGAAATAGAGGTTAGGAACAATTACTGTAGTGatcattaatttttatgaaatttcaTCTGTCTGTTAATGTTAGTCATTTTAGATAAGTTTAATAAAAGTACCAAAGGATTTTCCCATTTCTCTAGTTAtctaactgaaaaacaaaacaaaatatatttctatttctggaaGTTTCTTTGAGCCCTAGACTTTCCTTTTAGGATAAAAGTCAATTGGCTGCCATAATTGGTATTAAGTTCTGATGCCCAGGACCTGGGGGAAGCAAGATGGGAGCAAGCGGCACTTGCTTCCGCTCCCCAAAAGAACACTGCTCCCTTCAGAGGTCAAACCTTATTTTCTTTGGTCTTTTAGCCATCCTGTCTGTCCACTCTGGCCTCTCCACAGCCTAAAGGCAGAGTTTTAGCACGTTGGGTCTTCGAGTTGAATGGAGATCATCTAGCACATCAAATCCATGGCAGTAGGAACTCtgcctgtttttgtttcctcCTTAGGTTCCTGGTGCCTAGAATATGACCTGGGCTATAATAAACAATTTCTAAATGACTGATTTGCTGTGTGAAGTAGCCTTTTAACTCCTTTTATATATTATAGagaaaatgaggcccagagagggtaatGGGCTGCTCCAGAGTTTCACAGAGAGCCAGAACTAACTTTCCTGACTCCTATCCCAGACTCTTTCTTTATATCACATGACTTTCCTAAGGAGTTAGCTTCGCATCCTTTGTATCTActtcctcagccttctttttaGGCTTATTTGAACACATTTCCCCTCTGTAATCTAAAGAACAGTACTTGATAtacttacatttttttcatttcttactcACCATGCTAATCTACTTTCATTAACATGTTCTAACACATATCTTTTCCTTATCCAAAGCTGTGAACTGAGGAGTGTCCTAGGTGCATGTGGATATTGGTCATCGTTCAAAGGAGGCATAGCTCCACTGATGTCACTGTGAGTTGTGTGAGGCCAAGCACCATATTAGTCTTCTGGAGATGATAATAATCATCCTTTTCAAGTAGAGAGATACTTCTCTCTGGCTATATTTTTAGTAGTAGGATAGATTTTCCATTATGCCATGCCTATACAGCTGTCTACTGTGACCAGTTGTTGTAATAATGATACTTACCTAACATTTGTATTGGGCTTTGTATCATGTGTTCTTATATGTAGtctattatctcatttgattttaTTAGCAACTCTATGCAAGTGGTAATTGTCTTCCCATTATGTAGATGACAAAACTCAGGCTGGAGTGATGATTTGCTCAAGATCATCAGCTAATAAAACAGTCCCAGATGTTTGAACCCCAaatcttgtgctttttccagtaaACCTTAAGTTCTTCTTGTTCGTACTTGTGAGACTTCATGCTGGGATTAGCCTGTGGCATGCTCAAgtttttgagtatttttaaacAGGTGAAATAAGCAGCTAATCTTTCAAGTTTTGTGTTAGTGGGATGCTTGGGAGCCAAGATCCAAAATCATGACAGACTGAAGTTTCTGTTGCTTGCTTTTCTCAGGGACAGAACACTTGCATTTTCCTAGTCATCTTTTGGGATtgaatttccttcctcttctgtatGTGATTTAGCTCATGATGGATGTGAGGCTACTTTGTGTTTTACCCAAGAAAACAAATCTGGAGGCAAATCTGTGCTCTTGAGTTAAATCTTGTGTAATTAAATCTTCTATAGTTTGCATTCTCAGAGCTGCAGCTGGGTCTGTGTTCATGTGCATGtgcgcgcgtgcgtgtgtgtgggTTCAGCTAAACTTCCTTTCCCTTATGGACTGAGATCTCTGATGGTGCAGCCTAGAGGGGAACTAGGAAGAGATGTAAACAGTACAGACAGGTAGAAAATGCCCTGACATTAGTCCCAGATGTAGTCACATTTTACCTTTTGTCGTCATTCTTCTGGTGATGAATTTCACAACTCTAAATATTTTGTCTCTCTTACTTGGTTTATTAGCTTTGAACTGTAACTTTTGAATCCCGTTCATCAAAGTTTGGGGATTGTCTCACTTAACCTCAAATTTATTCCCCTCTTcagtatttgattatttttatttacttgtcgTTCTTCTGGTCACTAATTTTTGTGAAtttaagtaatatattttttactttgctttttaaaatcataacttATGACAGTAGCTACAGAATCTGAACTATGTAGAAGGAAAAAATCAGTTCTTTGACTCTCCTGTACTCTCCCCACATCCCAGCTCATGTGTCCAACTTGATAtgacttaagaataaatttaattcaTTGGAAGGGAATTAGCTATCTCTTGGAatcaaaggagagagggagaatcaATATCAGAAAGGGAATCAAGGGGGTTTAAACAACTGAGAACACAACCAAATCATTCTTGAGGGACTGATGCTGGCACCACCATTCACCTTTCAACTGTCAGCATTGTGACCTTGACACTGCCACTGCCTCTGTGTGGCACTTGTCCCTCTGTGCCTCACATGTCCCTTTGAATTATAGTACCGAGGTCTAAAATCCTGGCTAAGAACCTCTGCTTGGTTGATTCTAGATCATACCTGCCATAGATGACAAGTCCTGTGGCGAGAAAAAATCTAATTCCACTTTGGTTTCTGAAACATGTATTTTTAGATTAGATGACATATTCAACAGTGACATTAAGCATCAGAATTGATACAGCTGATGGTGAATTAATGAACTGGAAGGTCAGCTCAGAGAACGTTCTGAGAAGGTATCAGGAAACAGTAAAAAGATGGAAATAGGAGAAACAGACCAAAGAAATTAAGCATATAGATTGAAGACAAAATGAACCTGTTGGCGACAACTTACTTTCAATTAAAGAGAAAACATCAGCAATGTATGAGCATTTTAAGAACAAAGCTGAAAACTTTGCTGAGGTTCTTTCCTTTAGTGGGAGCTAGTGGAGTAGCTTCAAAACTTCAACATTCTACATTAAATACAGTTATTATATAAGCCAGCAATTCCTCTCATAGGTATATAGCCAAGAGAAATGAGAATATATGTCCACAAAAAAacttaccaatgaatattcacagcaacactgttcataatagtcaagaagtggaaacaacccaagtgtctgtTGTCTGATGAACGGATAAAcaaagtgtggtgtgtgtgtgtgcacacacacaca
This is a stretch of genomic DNA from Dama dama isolate Ldn47 chromosome 18, ASM3311817v1, whole genome shotgun sequence. It encodes these proteins:
- the TAS2R5 gene encoding LOW QUALITY PROTEIN: taste receptor type 2 member 5 (The sequence of the model RefSeq protein was modified relative to this genomic sequence to represent the inferred CDS: inserted 3 bases in 2 codons; substituted 1 base at 1 genomic stop codon), whose amino-acid sequence is MEIEYRHSSLERPSGGDVGTVLGSIEKGCVQEYRMVESLRYVRVAAVAFPLASPQLQAGFSGARPSAVPTSILGLLMLVAVAEFLIGLVGNGVFVVWSFREWLRTFRESLYNLIVLSLAVCWLLLQWLIVVDSSLFLLFQSSHWLRYLSVFRVLVSQASLWFASFLSVCYCRKILTVNXAVLWLKQRACYLSCCCLLVYFTINLXLTVRGSLDFSSPSQGNSSILFPLSNWHYICVLQLNTGSMMPCMTFLVSSGLLTVPLYGHYRKMKVHTAGRRDAQAKAHITVRKSLACFLILYMVCILASPFSISSKTFPVDLITLFISETXYPSLHSVILIMGNPRMKQTCERILWKTVCA